A genomic window from Nomascus leucogenys isolate Asia chromosome 10, Asia_NLE_v1, whole genome shotgun sequence includes:
- the ZNF121 gene encoding zinc finger protein 121 isoform X1, with product MAEIHNGGELCDFMENGEIFSEHSCLNAHMGTENTGDTYDCDEYGETFPMLHNSAPTGETLSVLNQCRKAFSLPPNVHQRTWIGDKSFEYSDCEEAFVDQSHLQANRITHNGETLYEQKQCGRAYTYSTSHAVSVKMHTVEKPYECKECGKFFRYSSYLNSHMRTHTGEKPYECKECGKCFTVSSHLVEHVRIHTGEKPYQCKECGRAFAGRSGLTKHVRIHTGEKPYECNECGKAYNRFYLLTEHFKTHTEEKPFECKVCGKSFRSSSCLKNHFRIHTGIKPYKCKECGKAFTVSSSLHNHVKIHTGEKPYECKDCGKAFATSSQLIEHIRTHTGEKPYICKECGKTFRASSHLQKHVRIHTGEKPYICNECGKAYNRFYLLTKHLKTH from the exons ATG GCAGAAATCCACAATGGAGGGGAACTCTGTGACTTTATGGAAAATGGAGAAATCTTCAGTGAACACTCATGCCTTAATGCACACATGGGAACTGAAAATACAGGGGACACTTATGACTGTGATGAGTATGGAGAAACCTTTCCCATGTTACACAACAGTGCCCCTACTGGAGAGACACTTTCTGTGTTGAATCAGTGCAGAAAAGCCTTCAGCCTGCCACCAAATGTTCACCAGAGAACGTGGATAGGAGACAAATCCTTTGAATACAGTGACTGTGAGGAAGCCTTTGTTgatcagtcacatcttcaggcaaATAGGATAACTCACAATGGAGAAACACTCTATGAACAGAAGCAATGTGGGAGAGCTTATACTTACTCCACAAGCCATGCTGTGTCTGTTAAAATGCATACTGTAGAAAAACCCTacgaatgtaaggaatgtggaaaaTTCTTCAGATATTCTTCATATCTTAATAGTCACATGCGAACGCATACtggggagaaaccctatgaatgtaaggaatgtgggaaatgCTTCACTGTTTCTTCACACCTAGTTGAACATgtaagaattcatactggagagaaaccttatcaatgtaaggaatgtggaagAGCCTTCGCTGGGCGCTCAGGCCTTACTAAACACGTACGAAtacacactggagagaagccctatgaATGTAACGAATGTGGGAAAGCCTACAATAGGTTTTATCTACTAactgaacattttaaaactcACACAGAGGAGAAGCCCTTTGAATGTAAGGTATGTGGAAAATCCTTCAGAAGCTCTTCATGCCTTAAGAATCACTTTAGAATTCACACTGGAATAAAACCCTATAAATGTAAGGAGTGTGGGAAAGCATTCACTGTTTCCTCAAGCTTACATAATCATGTAAAAAtccatactggagagaagccctatgaatgtaaggacTGTGGGAAAGCCTTTGCTACATCTTCACAACTCATTGAACATATaagaactcacactggagagaaaccgtatatatgtaaggaatgtgggaaaaccTTCCGTGCTTCTTCACACCTACAGAAACATGttagaattcacactggagagaaaccctatataTGTAACGAATGTGGGAAAGCCTACAAtagattttatttacttactaaacatttaaaaacacactGA
- the ZNF121 gene encoding zinc finger protein 121 isoform X2 — translation MAEIHNGGELCDFMENGEIFSEHSCLNAHMGTENTGDTYDCDEYGETFPMLHNSAPTGETLSVLNQCRKAFSLPPNVHQRTWIGDKSFEYSDCEEAFVDQSHLQANRITHNGETLYEQKQCGRAYTYSTSHAVSVKMHTVEKPYECKECGKFFRYSSYLNSHMRTHTGEKPYECKECGKCFTVSSHLVEHVRIHTGEKPYQCKECGRAFAGRSGLTKHVRIHTGEKPYECNECGKAYNRFYLLTEHFKTHTEEKPFECKLLFPLKT, via the exons ATG GCAGAAATCCACAATGGAGGGGAACTCTGTGACTTTATGGAAAATGGAGAAATCTTCAGTGAACACTCATGCCTTAATGCACACATGGGAACTGAAAATACAGGGGACACTTATGACTGTGATGAGTATGGAGAAACCTTTCCCATGTTACACAACAGTGCCCCTACTGGAGAGACACTTTCTGTGTTGAATCAGTGCAGAAAAGCCTTCAGCCTGCCACCAAATGTTCACCAGAGAACGTGGATAGGAGACAAATCCTTTGAATACAGTGACTGTGAGGAAGCCTTTGTTgatcagtcacatcttcaggcaaATAGGATAACTCACAATGGAGAAACACTCTATGAACAGAAGCAATGTGGGAGAGCTTATACTTACTCCACAAGCCATGCTGTGTCTGTTAAAATGCATACTGTAGAAAAACCCTacgaatgtaaggaatgtggaaaaTTCTTCAGATATTCTTCATATCTTAATAGTCACATGCGAACGCATACtggggagaaaccctatgaatgtaaggaatgtgggaaatgCTTCACTGTTTCTTCACACCTAGTTGAACATgtaagaattcatactggagagaaaccttatcaatgtaaggaatgtggaagAGCCTTCGCTGGGCGCTCAGGCCTTACTAAACACGTACGAAtacacactggagagaagccctatgaATGTAACGAATGTGGGAAAGCCTACAATAGGTTTTATCTACTAactgaacattttaaaactcACACAGAGGAGAAGCCCTTTGAATGTAAG ttactttttccactgaagaCTTGA